AGGCTTCCTTTGATGCGAAGTGATAGAGCAGGCCTCCCTTTGAGACTCCAGCACGTGCTGCGGTGGCGTCAAGTGTTGCTGCGCGCTCCCCTTCTTCGCACAAGAGCGAAATGTAGGCGTCCAGCACTTTGCCACGGGCAGCTGGTGGGCGGGCCATGACTCTCCGTTCTATTGAGGTGGTGATTCAGTTAACCTTATCTTGCATTGTAACTATACCGTCCAGACGGTACAGTTATTAGTGGTGGCCATCGCCACCGTCAAACCACTAAACCCTAAAGGGCAAAGTCATGAGCTCAAACATCACCGAACACGCAACTGTACTGAGCAAATCGCGTCGTTGGGCGGCGTTAGCTGTTCTCATTTTTCCGGTACTGCTCATCTCCGTGGACAACACCGTCCTCTCTTTCGCAGTGCCCGCAATCACCTCCGCACTATCCCCCACCGGCACCCAGCTGCTGTGGATCATCGATGTCTACCCCTTGATCCTCGCTGGTCTTTTGGTTCCAATGGGGTCCTTTGGTGACCGTATTGGACGTCGCCGACTACTACTTATTGGTGCCACAGGCTTTGCCGTGGTCTCAGCCTTGGCAGCTTTTGCTACCGATGCCACACAGCTCGTTGCGGCCCGTGCCCTGCTAGGCATCTTTGGTGCGATGCTCATGCCGGCAACGCTGTCGCTGATCCGCACTATCTTCCCCGATGCCAACGAACGCCGTACCGCCGTCGCAGTGTGGGCGGCAGCTTTCTCCGGCGGCGCAGTGCTCGGTCCAATTGTTGGTGGCCTGCTGCTGGAACACTTCTGGTGGGGTTCGGTCTTCCTCATGGCAGTACCGATGCTTCTGCCACTGCTGATTGGCGGGGTGATTCTGGTTCCTGAATCCAAGGATCCGAACCCCGGACGCGTCGATCCGTTATCGATCGTGCTGATTATCTTTACCCTGTTGCCCTTCACCTACGCCATTAAGACCTTCGCCACGGCACCATGGTTCGTCCTAGTTGCCGCGGTTGGCCTAGCCATCGTTTGTGGCGTGACCTTTGTACGTCGTCAGTTGAAGCAAGAATCTCCAATGCTTGATGTCCGACTGTTTAAGAACGCAGCGTTTTCCGGCGCCCTTGTAGTCAACCTCATTGGCGTGTTCTCGCTGGTTGGGTTCATTTACTTCGTCTCCCAGCACTTGCAGCTCATTGCTGGGATGAGCCCCATTGAAGCCGGGCTTTGGATGACTCCTGGGCTGGTACTCACCATGCTCTTCGGGCTAGTAGCAGTAGCGCTGTCTCGTCGTTTCGGTTCGCCGAACATCATGGCCTTGGGCCTGATCTTCTCGGCGATTGCTTACCTTTTGGTATTGATCTCAGGTGAAGAGGCGAACGTATTGTTGCTCATGGTGGCTTTCGCAATTTTGGGCACCGGCATCGGCATGACCGAGACGCTATCGAATGACATGACTTTGGCTGCCGTACCTGCGTCCAAGGCTGGGGCTGCTTCGGCTATTTCGGAGACTGCCTACGAGATTGGTTCGGTGCTCGGTGTTGCCGTCCTGGGTACCATCCTGAATTCCGTTTACTCTTCGAGACTGATCATTCCTACTACGTTGAGTACAGAGCAGGCAGATCTCGCCCGTGAAACATTG
The nucleotide sequence above comes from Glutamicibacter sp. B1. Encoded proteins:
- a CDS encoding MFS transporter — encoded protein: MSSNITEHATVLSKSRRWAALAVLIFPVLLISVDNTVLSFAVPAITSALSPTGTQLLWIIDVYPLILAGLLVPMGSFGDRIGRRRLLLIGATGFAVVSALAAFATDATQLVAARALLGIFGAMLMPATLSLIRTIFPDANERRTAVAVWAAAFSGGAVLGPIVGGLLLEHFWWGSVFLMAVPMLLPLLIGGVILVPESKDPNPGRVDPLSIVLIIFTLLPFTYAIKTFATAPWFVLVAAVGLAIVCGVTFVRRQLKQESPMLDVRLFKNAAFSGALVVNLIGVFSLVGFIYFVSQHLQLIAGMSPIEAGLWMTPGLVLTMLFGLVAVALSRRFGSPNIMALGLIFSAIAYLLVLISGEEANVLLLMVAFAILGTGIGMTETLSNDMTLAAVPASKAGAASAISETAYEIGSVLGVAVLGTILNSVYSSRLIIPTTLSTEQADLARETLGGSHQVAASVSGSDAQALIQSAAQAFDHGVVITSSIAAVLSLVAAILVFRVIKPVIR